The following are from one region of the Odontesthes bonariensis isolate fOdoBon6 chromosome 16, fOdoBon6.hap1, whole genome shotgun sequence genome:
- the chek1 gene encoding serine/threonine-protein kinase Chk1, with translation MAVPFVQDWDLVQTLGEGAYGEVRLLVNRQTEEAVAVKVIDTSQAKECADTVKKEVCIHKMLNHPNIVRFFGHRKEGPTVYLFLEYCTGGELFDRIEPDVGMAEKDAHRFFQQLIAAVEYLHRLGITHRDIKPENILLDDKDNLKLTDFGLATMFRFKGRERLLNRLCGTLPYVAPELLSQTENKAQPADIWACGIVLTAMLAGELPWDQPTESCQEYSDWLQKKTYLPPWKKVQPLPLSLLSKLLLSSPDARISIEDVQKDRWFTQGSLSSRGNKVLRSEVEPISRSNSDDRMQVSSSQPDLAAGSWEAMLVFGQTEGQVSFSQPAKPEHMLLGSQFLGTPGASQSLWQRLVRRMTRFFTNVNADASLSSLKEACDGLALGFKLSCTKQVTVSTLDKRNNKLIFKVHVLEMDQRVLLDFRLSKGDGLEFKRLFVKMKQKLGDIVSTQRIFLPLT, from the exons ATGGCGGTGCCGTTTGTGCAGGACTGGGACCTCGTTCAGACGCTCGGAGAAGGGGCCTACGGGGA AgtgaggctgctggtgaacagacagacCGAGGAGGCAGTCGCAGTGAAGGTGATTGATACCTCGCAGGCTAAAGAGTGCGCTGACACTGTCAAGAAAGAGGTGTGCATCCATAAG ATGCTCAACCACCCGAACATCGTAAGGTTTTTTGGCCATCGGAAGGAAGGGCCGACCGTTTATCTGTTCCTGGAGTACTGCACCGGAGGAGAGCTGTTCGACCGCATCG AGCCCGATGTGGGAATGGCAGAGAAGGATGCTCACAGGTTCTTCCAGCAGCTAATAGCGGCTGTG GAGTACCTCCACCGCCTGGGCATCACCCACAGAGACATAAAGCCTGAGAACATTCTGCTGGATGACAAAG ACAATCTGAAGCTGACCGACTTCGGCCTCGCCACCATGTTTCGTTTCAAAGGACGGGAACGCCTCCTGAACCGACTCTGTGGAACTCTTCCCTACGTCGCTCCGGAGCTCCTCAGCCAGACGGAGAACAAAGCTCAGCCTGCGGACATCTGGGCCTGTGGGATAGTACTCACTGCCATGCTGGCTGGAG AGTTGCCGTGGGACCAGCCAACAGAGAGCTGTCAGGAGTATTCGGACTGGCTTCAGAAGAAGACGTACCTACCTCCCTGGAAGAAAGTCCAGCCTTTGCCCCTCA GTTTGTTGTCAAAGTTGCTGCTGTCCAGTCCAGATGCACGAATCTCCATCGAAGACGTACAGAAGGACCGCTGGTTCACACAAG GTTCTCTGAGCTCCAGAGGGAACAAAGTCCTTCGATCCGAGGTGGAACCCATATCCCGGAGCAACAG TGACGACAGGATGCAGGTTTCCAGCTCTCAGCCGGATCTGGCCGCAGGCAGCTGGGAAGCCATGTTGGTGTTTGGTCAAACGGAAGGTCAAGTCAGCTTCTCCCAGCCGGCCAAGCCTGAGCACATGCTGCTGGGCAGTCAGTTCCTGGGAACGCCAGGAGCCAGTCAG TCACTGTGGCAGAGGTTGGTGCGGAGAATGACCCGTTTCTTCACTAACGTGAACGCCGACGCCTCCTTATCGTCCCTGAAAGAAGCCTGTGACGGCCTGGCCCTGGGCTTCAAGCTCAGCTGCACCAAACAG GTGACCGTGAGCACGCTGGACAAACGCAACAACAAGCTCATCTTCAAAGTCCACGTGCTGGAGATGGATCAGAGGGTGCTGCTGGACTTCAGGCTGTCCAAG GGTGATGGTTTAGAGTTCAAGCGTCTCTTTGTGAAGATGAAACAAAAGCTCGGTGACATCGTCAGCACGCAGAGGATTTTCCTGCCGCTCACATGA